In a single window of the Mucilaginibacter defluvii genome:
- a CDS encoding NAD(P)/FAD-dependent oxidoreductase yields MSKIVIIGGGIMGLCSAYYLQQAGHEVTILEKGDLSDNCSFGNAGMIVPSHFIPLAAPGMVQQGIRWMFNSKSPFYVKPSLSGELVSWGIKFLKHANTAHVERSAKPLLEISLLSKKLYGDLSKQPDFDFGLVEKGILMFYKTEKAGEEEAHLAEKARELGLDMAVLNADECKALQPKLELDVLGAVHYRCDAHLYPNQLIAKLLKHLQASGVKVERNAEVTRIETSAGKISKVFTGNKAWDADQYIIAGGSWSPAIVKMIDINVPIMPGKGYSFMVPEPQQRMQIPALLCEARVAITPMNGSIRYGGTMELGKLNNKINMNRVKGIVESVPQYFPDLHPEVPAEKDIWYGFRPSSPDGLPYIGRSKKYSNLVVATGHGMMGLSLGPATGLLVKQVVDGSKTDINIDAFSPNRF; encoded by the coding sequence ATGTCAAAAATAGTTATTATCGGAGGTGGTATTATGGGTTTGTGCTCTGCCTATTATTTGCAGCAGGCAGGTCATGAGGTTACCATCCTTGAAAAAGGCGACCTGAGCGATAACTGCTCATTCGGCAACGCGGGCATGATTGTACCGAGCCACTTTATACCGCTGGCGGCACCCGGCATGGTGCAACAGGGCATCCGCTGGATGTTTAACAGCAAGAGCCCATTTTATGTAAAACCCTCATTAAGCGGCGAATTGGTTTCGTGGGGAATAAAGTTTCTGAAACATGCCAACACAGCGCACGTCGAGCGTTCGGCAAAGCCATTGCTGGAAATATCTTTACTTAGCAAAAAGCTTTACGGCGACCTTAGCAAACAACCTGATTTTGATTTTGGCCTGGTTGAAAAGGGCATCCTGATGTTCTACAAAACAGAAAAGGCAGGAGAGGAAGAAGCACACCTGGCAGAAAAAGCCCGTGAGTTAGGCTTGGATATGGCTGTTTTAAATGCAGATGAATGCAAGGCTTTGCAACCTAAGCTGGAGCTTGATGTGTTAGGCGCGGTGCACTATCGTTGCGATGCGCATTTATACCCCAACCAATTAATTGCCAAATTATTAAAGCACCTGCAGGCAAGCGGTGTAAAAGTAGAGCGCAATGCCGAAGTTACCCGTATCGAAACGTCCGCAGGCAAAATATCAAAGGTATTTACCGGCAATAAGGCCTGGGATGCTGATCAGTATATCATAGCGGGTGGCTCATGGTCGCCGGCCATTGTGAAAATGATTGATATTAATGTGCCGATTATGCCGGGCAAAGGCTACTCCTTTATGGTGCCCGAGCCGCAGCAGCGTATGCAGATACCCGCCCTGCTTTGCGAAGCCCGTGTGGCCATTACGCCCATGAACGGCAGCATCCGCTATGGCGGTACTATGGAGCTGGGTAAGCTCAATAATAAAATTAACATGAACAGGGTAAAAGGTATAGTTGAATCGGTACCCCAATATTTCCCTGACTTGCACCCCGAGGTACCGGCTGAAAAAGATATTTGGTACGGTTTCCGCCCGTCATCACCGGATGGTTTGCCTTACATTGGCCGCAGTAAAAAATACAGTAACCTGGTGGTGGCCACCGGCCACGGCATGATGGGTTTGAGCCTTGGACCCGCTACCGGTTTGCTGGTTAAGCAGGTGGTTGACGGCAGCAAAACGGATATTAATATCGACGCGTTTTCGCCTAACAGGTTTTAG
- a CDS encoding DUF5695 domain-containing protein, producing MVNIPLSPKNNINWRTAIFIGMLMFGSLLANAQNPWEALSKRPSTLGIESGIDTYNTSAFNLKLVKASQTVAGLEPKVATGFDFTPADRLKQRSSDGMYQLGDINLRLKADGDTAWKSFSTATKRAPVKALAVNDSVLAAADLAATLPVDIPLKVERVWKQRNGQLILEFVLTNTSTKVVEIGALGMPMIFNNILQEKSLEKAHAECVFYDPYIGNDAGYLQVTRLSGQGPALVVVPDGRTPFEAYNPLLDDPTPRGIDFEGFYEWIVSSKAYADKEWKKAQPWNEPTSLSLKPGETRRIALKFILADAIRDIEKTLIANNRPVAMGVPGYIIPQDVDGKLFLNYNKQITDINVQPEGALTFTKLSDAPNGWAAYQVKGNTWGRVRVTVTYADGLKQTISYKVIKPEEQVVKDFGNFLTTKQWYHNDKDLFGRSNSVITYDYEKKAKVLQDSRAWIVGLSDEGGAGSWLGAMMKEVIQPDKAEVQKLQLFVNHTIWGGLQHSAGKEKYGVKKSLYYYDPKSKPAGTYSDSVNYKTWAAWDKKGADDIGRSYNYPHVAAAHWALYRLARNHKGLVSEYNWQWYLTNAYGTSMAMITLAPYYAQFGQMEGTVFYLILQDLKAEGWGEMVGRLEAAMRKRADHWRTLQYPFGSEMPWDSTGQEEVYVWSKYFGYDDKALVTLNAILGYMPTVPHWGYNGSARRYWDFLYGGKLSRVERQLHHYGSGLNAIPVLAGYRSQPDDLYLLRVGYGGTLGAISNITEDGFGPAAFHSFPSTLRIDYLSGDYGPNFFGYAVNTATYLVNDATFGWLGFGGNVTTKGDVVNVAITTAAKSRVFIAPAKLWLTLDAGKFKTVSYNSKTGQVSFTLDKGDNYTPNAYLRIEGGNGQYQLQQTKVRGAYVLPLNSKSTVSFKLKK from the coding sequence ATGGTAAACATTCCCCTTTCCCCTAAAAATAACATTAATTGGCGAACGGCCATTTTTATAGGTATGCTGATGTTCGGCAGCCTGCTGGCCAACGCGCAAAACCCTTGGGAAGCGCTTTCAAAGCGGCCGTCTACATTGGGTATAGAGTCAGGCATTGATACCTACAACACATCGGCGTTCAACTTAAAACTGGTAAAGGCCTCGCAAACCGTTGCCGGGTTGGAACCTAAAGTTGCCACGGGCTTTGATTTTACGCCTGCCGACCGTTTAAAACAACGCAGCAGCGACGGTATGTACCAGTTGGGCGATATCAATCTGCGTTTAAAAGCGGATGGCGATACGGCCTGGAAAAGTTTTTCTACCGCTACAAAACGCGCTCCAGTTAAAGCACTTGCCGTTAACGACTCTGTTTTGGCCGCTGCTGACCTGGCCGCAACCTTGCCCGTTGATATTCCGCTAAAGGTGGAACGTGTATGGAAGCAGCGTAACGGGCAGCTTATACTTGAATTCGTGCTTACCAATACATCAACCAAAGTAGTAGAGATTGGTGCGCTGGGTATGCCAATGATATTCAATAATATTCTGCAGGAAAAATCGCTTGAAAAGGCTCATGCCGAATGTGTTTTCTACGATCCGTATATAGGTAATGATGCAGGTTATCTGCAAGTGACCCGTTTAAGCGGTCAGGGTCCGGCTTTAGTAGTTGTGCCCGATGGAAGAACGCCTTTTGAAGCGTACAACCCATTGCTTGACGACCCGACCCCACGCGGCATCGACTTTGAAGGCTTTTATGAATGGATAGTGAGCAGTAAAGCTTATGCGGATAAGGAATGGAAGAAAGCGCAACCCTGGAACGAACCGACCTCATTAAGTTTAAAGCCCGGCGAAACACGCCGTATTGCTTTGAAATTTATATTGGCTGACGCGATCAGGGATATCGAGAAAACATTAATTGCCAATAATCGCCCGGTGGCTATGGGGGTACCGGGTTACATTATTCCACAGGATGTTGACGGGAAATTGTTTTTGAATTATAATAAGCAGATAACAGACATTAATGTACAACCTGAAGGCGCCTTAACTTTTACAAAACTGAGTGACGCCCCTAACGGTTGGGCCGCTTACCAGGTAAAGGGAAATACCTGGGGCAGGGTAAGGGTAACGGTAACCTATGCCGATGGACTGAAGCAAACCATCAGCTATAAAGTGATTAAGCCGGAAGAACAGGTAGTGAAGGATTTCGGCAACTTTTTGACCACCAAACAATGGTATCATAATGATAAGGATCTGTTTGGCCGCAGCAATTCAGTAATTACCTACGATTATGAGAAAAAAGCCAAGGTATTGCAGGATAGCCGTGCCTGGATAGTAGGCCTGAGCGATGAGGGGGGCGCGGGTAGCTGGCTGGGTGCCATGATGAAGGAAGTGATACAGCCCGACAAAGCGGAGGTGCAAAAGCTGCAACTTTTTGTTAACCATACCATTTGGGGCGGCTTGCAACACAGTGCCGGCAAAGAAAAATACGGGGTAAAGAAAAGCCTTTATTATTATGACCCGAAAAGTAAACCAGCAGGTACTTACAGCGACAGCGTAAATTACAAAACCTGGGCTGCCTGGGACAAAAAGGGCGCTGATGACATAGGCCGTTCATATAACTACCCGCATGTGGCGGCGGCACATTGGGCGTTGTACCGCCTGGCCCGTAACCATAAAGGGTTGGTGAGCGAGTATAACTGGCAATGGTATTTAACCAATGCTTATGGCACCAGCATGGCCATGATAACATTGGCACCATACTACGCGCAGTTCGGGCAGATGGAAGGTACCGTGTTTTACCTCATTTTGCAGGATTTAAAAGCCGAAGGCTGGGGCGAGATGGTTGGCAGACTTGAAGCCGCTATGCGTAAACGCGCCGATCACTGGCGTACATTACAGTACCCTTTTGGTAGTGAAATGCCTTGGGATTCAACAGGGCAGGAGGAGGTTTATGTATGGTCAAAATACTTTGGTTATGATGATAAGGCGCTGGTAACCCTGAATGCCATATTGGGTTATATGCCAACGGTACCGCACTGGGGTTATAATGGTTCTGCCCGCCGTTATTGGGACTTTTTGTACGGCGGTAAATTATCACGTGTTGAGCGGCAGTTGCATCACTATGGTTCGGGCCTTAATGCTATACCGGTGCTTGCTGGATATCGCAGTCAGCCGGATGATCTGTACCTGCTTCGGGTTGGTTATGGCGGTACGCTGGGCGCCATCTCAAACATCACCGAAGATGGTTTTGGCCCGGCAGCATTCCACTCGTTCCCGTCAACCTTAAGAATAGACTATCTGTCAGGCGACTATGGCCCTAACTTTTTTGGCTATGCCGTAAATACTGCCACCTATTTGGTTAACGATGCAACCTTTGGCTGGTTGGGCTTTGGCGGCAATGTTACAACAAAAGGAGATGTGGTAAACGTAGCCATAACCACGGCTGCAAAATCAAGGGTATTTATAGCGCCTGCCAAACTTTGGCTTACGCTCGACGCGGGCAAGTTTAAAACCGTATCGTACAATTCAAAAACCGGCCAGGTCAGTTTTACATTGGATAAAGGAGATAATTATACACCAAACGCTTATCTACGTATAGAGGGCGGTAACGGCCAATATCAGTTGCAGCAAACCAAAGTAAGAGGCGCGTACGTTTTGCCGTTAAACAGCAAGTCTACCGTTAGCTTTAAGCTGAAAAAATAA
- a CDS encoding AraC family transcriptional regulator — translation MKVLQFTIPVAHDKSVITDQVELPYHYPHLHRHTEAQLTWIQRGEGTLIAGNNMHAFTEGDIFYIGPNLPHLFKSNPEYFKSEEHRPVKALTVFFNPGGALSAVFALSEMRAISQYLEQHALGFKLPARNTTAIAAQMLAVREATGSKKLLTFLELMQGLISIGNKPEALSTHGKLPSMADNEGIRIGNIYNFIMQNYNGVITLDDVARAACMTSESFCRYFKKHTGHTFVSFLNEVRVNEACKRLTSHKFENVSEIAFKCGFKSITNFNRVFKSVTGNSPREYLDNYLNNINTLSQTA, via the coding sequence ATGAAGGTACTGCAGTTTACAATCCCAGTAGCGCACGATAAAAGCGTAATAACCGATCAGGTTGAATTGCCTTACCATTATCCGCATCTGCATCGCCATACCGAGGCACAGCTTACCTGGATACAGCGCGGAGAGGGAACCTTAATTGCCGGGAATAACATGCACGCCTTTACCGAGGGCGATATATTTTACATTGGCCCTAATTTGCCGCACCTGTTTAAAAGCAACCCCGAGTATTTTAAATCTGAAGAGCATCGTCCGGTAAAGGCGCTCACCGTGTTCTTTAACCCCGGCGGCGCGTTATCCGCCGTGTTTGCTCTGTCGGAGATGCGTGCCATCAGCCAATACCTGGAGCAGCATGCGCTTGGTTTTAAATTACCCGCACGCAACACCACCGCTATCGCGGCCCAAATGCTTGCCGTGCGCGAGGCAACGGGAAGCAAAAAATTGCTTACCTTTTTAGAACTGATGCAGGGGCTGATTTCTATTGGCAATAAACCGGAAGCACTATCAACGCATGGCAAACTGCCATCAATGGCTGATAACGAGGGTATCCGTATAGGTAATATCTACAACTTTATCATGCAAAATTACAATGGCGTCATCACACTTGATGATGTTGCCCGCGCCGCCTGCATGACCTCCGAATCCTTTTGCCGTTACTTTAAAAAACACACAGGGCATACTTTCGTATCTTTTTTGAATGAGGTACGCGTTAATGAAGCCTGTAAACGATTGACATCGCATAAGTTCGAAAATGTATCAGAGATCGCCTTTAAGTGCGGTTTTAAAAGTATTACCAATTTTAACCGGGTGTTTAAATCGGTAACCGGTAATTCGCCGCGCGAGTATCTGGATAATTATCTGAACAATATCAACACTCTTTCGCAAACCGCTTAG